The following proteins are encoded in a genomic region of Cercospora beticola chromosome 8, complete sequence:
- a CDS encoding uncharacterized protein (antiSMASH:Cluster_6) produces MATSDTTNLDTSEIRNWRSIVTLIVFIVTNIIVLFPFYVPIYVPRSLYNATIRALKTLRILSKSDRHPYDDADTSRWVRLQFHMGMVTAPLIADLFLLAILAIGRQEVHDGTVGAENINPIDIMVFFLTLAYIAISIDASGLIRWLAFKVLQLGGEHGRRLFVYLYSFFFLLTCFVGNDPIVLSGTSFLAYFCRVSSNIKHPRAWIHMQFAVANIGSAVLVSSNPTNLVLAGAFEIKFLHYTANVVVPVIATAILLLPFLLYIVFPYEALIPSKIELHQLPEEVKHKPPVNPNIPNARGTTEDEENDDSEHAQQLSLEEIMNPFLDKGGAWFGAVIMAATLVTILALNASSQSGHEHPIFWITLPAAFIMFCWDLTFGWLNRHDTRKLAREGKEQIELAKMQRATASPAAGIQTPLDVSGEPLSLTKSPDEIMEGKKTSDSQTASATSTPQEKVAEKEEIAATFPDSIENQPGPASLQSLAVGAYHWCQVTFPTATTVATHLPWKLVPFAFCMFVLVQALVTKGWVPVFAHGWDHWVNKTGTVGAIGGMGFLSVVMSNFAGTNIGTTILLCRVVQAWVQIHRNNGTIITQRTFWATVYSMAIGVNYGAFSTAFSASLAGLLWRDILARKHIRVRSLDFARVNLPIIAATMVVGLSVLIGEVYIVRDQTPYVGGRTP; encoded by the exons ATGGCCACAAGTGACACCACAAACCTCGACACGAGCGAGATTAGGAACTGGCGATCTATTGTCACACTGATCGTGTTCATTGTTACAA ATATCATTGTGCTCTTCCCATTCTACGTACCAATATACGTGCCAAGATCATTGTACAATGCGACAATTCGTGCGTTGAAGACTCTCCGCATCCTTTCGAAAAGCGACCGCCATCCCTACGATGACGCCGACACATCGCGTTGGGTCCGACTCCAATTCCATATGGGTATGGTCACGGCGCCTCTGATAGCCgacctcttccttctcgcgaTTCTGGCTATTGGACGACAGGAAGTTCAT GATGGAACTGTCGGAGCGGAGAACATCAATCCCATCGATATTATGGTATTCTTCCTCACGCTGGCCTATATCGCTATCTCCATCGATGCATCAGGCCTCATCCGCTGGCTGGCGTTCAAAGTCCTTCAACTTGGCGGAGAGCACGGCCGTCGACTGTTCGTCTACCTCTACTCGTTTTTCTTTCTGCTCACATGCTTTGTTGGAAACGACCCGATTGTTCTGAGTGGAACGAGCTTCTTGGCATATTTTTGCAGGGTCTCAAGCAATATCAAGCATCCTCGAGCATGGATACACATGCAATTCGCCGTGGCAAATATCGGGTCAGCAGTTCTGGTGTCCTCGAATCCCACGAATCTGGTTCTAGCAGGGGCGTTCGAAATCAAATTTTTGCACTACACCGCGAACGTCGTAGTTCCGGTGATAGCAACGGCGATTCTATTGCTACCATTTCTGCTATACATCGTATTTCCATACGAGGCATTGATTCCGTCAAAGATTGAGCTCCACCAGCTACCTGAGGAGGTCAAGCACAAGCCGCCAGTCAACCCTAACATTCCGAACGCGCGTGGGACtacagaggatgaagagaacGACGACAGTGAGCATGCACAGCAATTATCGCTCGAAGAAATCATGAATCCATTCCTGGACAAAGGTGGAGCTTGGTTCGGCGCGGTCATCATGGCAGCGACTCTGGTCACCATCTTAGCTCTCAACGCATCAAGTCAGAGCGGCCATGAGCACCCAATATTCTGGATCACGCTCCCTGCTGCGTTCATCATGTTTTGCTGGGACTTGACATTTGGCTGGCTCAATAGACATGATACTCGCAAATTGGCACGCGAGGGCAAGGAGCAAATCGAACTCGCCAAGATGCAGAGAGCAACCGCGTCCCCGGCCGCTGGAATCCAGACGCCACTCGATGTGAGCGGAGAGCCTTTGAGCCTCACGAAGTCCCCAGATGAGATCATGGAAGGCAAGAAGACTTCTGACAGCCAAACAGCAAGTGCAACGAGCACGCCCCAGGAAAAAGTtgcagagaaggaggagattgCGGCAACATTCCCGGACTCTATCGAAAACCAACCTGGCCCTGCTAGTCTTCAGTCTCTCGCCGTCGGAGCGTACCATTGGTGCCAGGTCACATTTCCGACTGCGACAACAGTTGCAACACACCTACCTTGGAAACTCGTTCCATTTGCATTCTGCATGTTCGTGTTAGTGCAAGCACTTGTGACGAAAGG ATGGGTGCCCGTCTTTGCACACGGCTGGGACCATTGGGTCAACAAGACAGGCACAGTCGGCGCTATCGGCGGCATGGGCTTCCTCTCCGTGGTCATGTCCAACTTCGCCGGAACGAACATCGGCACTACGATCCTACTTTGTCGCGTTGTCCAGGCTTGGGTACAAATACACCGGAACAATGGCACGATCATCACTCAGCGGACTTTCTGGGCTACTGTATACAGCATGGCGATTGGCGTGAATTATGGCGCGTTCTCGActgccttctctgcttcgcTTGCAGGGCTCCTGTGGCGAGACATCTTGGCGAGGAAGCACATTCGCGTCCGGAGTCTGGATTTTGCGAGAGTCAATCTACCTATCATCGCTGCAACGATGGTTGTGGGGCTGTCAGTATTGATTGGAGAGGTATATATTGTGCGAGACCAGACGCCATATGTGGGCGGAAGAACACCATAG
- a CDS encoding uncharacterized protein (antiSMASH:Cluster_6) has protein sequence MPALESTSTFSELPANTSSPQLAAGAGIDVICAWPVSGQYGPGSRVLYYVLVAACIFARKVEWLRNACLAAALLFPVVAAIHAIVLVSEHIDEAVDMDVYGAFQFCAIGALVGPVTVRISGTYNNEAGRNSIFVWAMLILAGLLSLTVEFYRINGFRCLEDDAGNPLSSNPNLFPYEKASCGVICNEDQGPFSPLRGGSAKNIYLIPAPTKLNFNAATLLSAACCLPAILLCVSTWLNILEINYKRIFGDAEPLGEVRGHFIVKLIRRYAITVIFGGAVLTILVLGERNLFSKEVDYQTEPLANVGQWAPIAGTGLAVLGSVYVLLAEAMTRERERREMEDFNPGSGAPEDKGVLHQIAKVLISFSDHISHPKRHRFDTSDFRRGSAMNFPEIPGESLRNRELSRTRSTYNEYAHSSRGSSESVRSGISRLSRARSNTMSNSKDGLERTSTEMEQVAGAPDPLARKRTRRDTLEVPTSPMFRNSRENSLPVAPRVDSEQPAPPSSPAAPAIVVSSDTISDEDTAKR, from the exons ATGCCGGCGTTGGAATCTACTTCAACGTTCAGCGAATTGCCGGCCAAcacatcatcaccacaactCGCAGCAGGCGCGGGGATTGATGTGATCTGCGCATGGCCAGTGTCTGGACAGTACGGTCCAGGCTCTCGGGTTCT GTACTACGTCTTGGTAGCGGCATGCATCTTCGCCCGCAAGGTGGAATGGCTGAGGAATGCTTGTTTGGCCGCAGCATTGCTGTTTCCCGTTGTGGCTGCCATTCACGCCATTGTCCTCGTCTCGGAACACATCGATGAAGCTGTGGACATGGATGTGTATGGCGCATTCCAATTCTGCGCTATAGGTGCGCTGGTTGGTCCAGTCACAGTCAGAATATCGGGGACCTACAATAACGAAGCAGGAAGGAATAGCATCTTCGTATGGGCAATGCTCATCCTTGCCGGACTGTTGAGCTTGACTGTCGAATTCTACCGGATCAATGGCTTTCGATGCCTGGAGGACGATGCCGGAAACCCATTGTCATCCAATCCAAACCTCTTCCCCTACGAGAAAGCTTCTTGTGGCGTCATCTGCAACGAGGACCAAGGCCCGTTCTCTCCTTTGCGTGGAGGCAGTGCAAAAAACATCTACCTCATACCTGCCCCCACGAAACTGAACTTCAATGCCGCAACATTGCTCTCCGCAGCATGTTGCCTTCCGGCAATCCTTCTTTGCGTCTCAACGTGGCTCAACATCCTCGAGATTAATTACAAGAGAATTTTCGGAGACGCAGAGCCGCTGGGTGAGGTACGTGGACACTTCATAGTGAAGTTGATTCGCAGGTACGCGATAACGGTGATATTCGGCGGCGCAGTCCTAACGATCCTGGTTCTTGGCGAGCGCAACCTTTTTAGCAAGGAAGTTGATTACCAGACGGAACCTCTGGCCAACGTAGGACAGTGGGCCCCAATCGCAGGTACAGGTCTTGCGGTTCTTGGATCAGTATACGTCCTTCTCGCAGAAGCAATGACCCGCGAACGCGAACGACGAGAAATGGAAGACTTCAATCCTGGGTCAGGAGCACCCGAGGATAAGGGAGTTCTGCATCAGATTGCCAAAGTCCTAATCAGTTTCAGCGACCATATCAGTCACCCCAAGCGGCATCGTTTCGACACATCGGACTTCAGAAGAGGCAGTGCCATGAACTTTCCCGAGATTCCAGGCGAATCTTTGCGAAACCGCGAGCTGTCGCGAACGAGATCTACTTACAACGAGTACGCGCACTCCTCCCGAGGCTCCAGTGAAAGCGTCCGATCCGGTATATCTCGACTCAGCAGAGCACGTTCAAACACAATGAGCAATTCAAAAGATGGGCTTGAACGTACATCGACAGAAATGGAACAAGTCGCAGGGGCACCCGATCCCCTCGCAAGGAAAAGAACACGTCGAGACACATTAGAAGTCCCGACTTCGCCTATGTTCCGCAATTCCAGGGAGAACAGCCTTCCAGTGGCGCCCCGCGTGGATTCAGAACAGCCGGCTCCGCCTAGCAGTCCTGCGGCACCAGCTATCGTCGTTTCTTCGGATACTATTTCAGATGAAGATACCGCGAAAAGATGA
- a CDS encoding uncharacterized protein (antiSMASH:Cluster_6), whose translation MDGIGHRRTERRARSQCSAIPKQLQESTSFSEEGGTSPLLNVAKRYGSAVKGRLRLATTYFFRINPRGKARSPLAPAGGAKERRCITASAGRNDEAQSHPGKSKVFPLESTDALPLLVVDSIEKPPKLCDFLDCTDPALCLFHPEYHLFVLGLSEIASGCAPRIKSVLTGVVDIEVAWIVVTGVSNKAVATSVEADITSMVFSGSVCIRSADNQFVSRIRHSITDTSIDLRLSGSRQIGVVQEQVGGHSSGRARGWVASYGVAN comes from the coding sequence ATGGATGGCATCGGGCACCGTCGCACGGAGCGTCGTGCTCGGAGCCAATGTAGCGCCATTCCGAAGCAATTGCAAGAGAGCACTTCCTTCTCCGAGGAAGGCGGGACATCTCCGCTCTTGAACGTGGCCAAGAGGTATGGCAGCGCCGTAAAGGGCCGTCTGAGACTCGCGACCACATATTTCTTCAGAATAAACCCCCGGGGGAAGGCGAGGTCACCGTTAGCACCAGCGGGCGGAGCGAAGGAGCGGCGTTGTATCACCGCATCGGCCGGGAGGAATGACGAGGCGCAGTCTCATCCAGGAAAATCCAAAGTCTTTCCTCTTGAATCCACGGACGCCTTGCCTCTACTCGTGGTCGACTCTATCGAGAAGCCTCCCAAGCTGTGCGACTTTCTCGACTGTACGGATCCAGCTCTATGCCTCTTCCATCCAGAATACCATCTCTTCGTCTTGGGCCTCTCCGAGATCGCATCCGGTTGTGCGCCTAGGATTAAGAGTGTTCTGACTGGAGTTGTCGACATCGAAGTGGCTTGGATCGTCGTCACGGGCGTCAGTAATAAAGCAGTCGCTACCAGTGTCGAAGCCGACATAACATCCATGGTGTTTTCTGGGTCTGTTTGCATTCGATCTGCGGACAATCAATTTGTCAGCCGCATTCGACATTCGATAACGGACACCTCGATCGACTTACGTTTAAGCGGATCGCGACAAATCGGCGTCGTACAAGAACAAGTCGGTGGCCACTCGTCCGGTCGTGCCAGGGGCTGGGTAGCTTCATATGGCGTCGCCAATTGA
- a CDS encoding uncharacterized protein (antiSMASH:Cluster_6~SMCOG1156:Chloramphenicol acetyltransferase) — MASQQKDETQIALAKKLNHVPWCEQYERMISGMLYDSFTPELSKARHKVRKFCHNYNTTFPSGDDDTPETLAKNRYEGLHSVLGRVGKGAYLEPPFYLDYGCNTVIGDRFYSGFNFTILDCGLVTIGDRVMIGPNVSIFAATHETEVQSRRDDVEYAKPVVIGSDCWIGGHVVILPGVTIGEGCTIAASSVVSKDIPPWSVAMGSPAKVVKKVTPLDPINSETPRA, encoded by the exons ATGGCAAGTCAGCAGAAAGACGAAACGCAAATCGCCCTAGCGAAGAAATTGAATCATGTTCCCTGGTGTGAGCAATACGAGCGAATGATTTCTGGAATGCT CTACGATTCTTTCACACCCGAACTCTCCAAAGCAAGACACAAAGTTCGCAAATTCTGCCACAACTACAACACGACTTTCCCCTCAGGTGATGATGACACCCCCGAAACTCTGGCCAAGAACCGCTATGAAGGTCTTCATTCCGTGCTCGGTCGTGTAGGCAAAGGAGCATATCTGGAACCTCCTTTCTATCTCGACTATGGCTGCAATACGGTCATCGGAGATCGATTCTATTCGGGGTTCAATTTCACGATCCTTGACTGTGGTTTAGTCACAATTGGTGACCGAGTGATGATTGGACCGAATGTTTCGATTTTTGCCGCTACGCACGAGACAGAAGTGCAGAGTCGGCGAGACGATGTTGAGTATGCGAAGCCGGTGGTCATTGGCAGTGACTGTTGGATTGGCGGACATGTGGTGATTCTGCCTGGTGTGACGATTGGCGAAGGTTGCACTATCGCAGCTTCCTCGGTTGTGTCGAAAGATATTCCGCCTTGGAGTGTGGCGATGGGCTCGCCAGCTAAGGTCGTGAAGAAGGTGACGCCATTGGATCCGATCAATTCAGAGACGCCACGAGCTTGA
- a CDS encoding uncharacterized protein (antiSMASH:Cluster_6) gives MDATLVFVRRARHAWSEFRQPNAPNGQQPGHPEDQHGNGNHWRPDPSLNNPNERTALENYRLLVGIHQDKSFSPPHGFLANRRPQLSIEHRPSPNLGIYSTVCDAEIKSKRQYKSQSRLINVCLGLQLVVAAALTALGAADGSRAAVTVFGAINTVIAGFLTYLKGSGLPNRLKYYQHEWAKVREYIEQRERDFSFGLLGHQHVLAEVETVREMYDNVRADIANNTPERFVGNPASKGTQSAFAASQLQRPAAVASMQSMEKQYLDAFDEKQAEANSAMNKAHDQAQGLFGKARGIKEMLENKIHDLGQMEKEIESDGRNMVAEKKQGIAAQVEHAVKEIAHLGKELETKATDVAVDKQQHIGSAIASSTDAARATVAQQQQYATDALSAQRDAARGTIAQQQQYASDALSAQRDAARGAVTDTSNAASDSIARQQHEAQAAISRTSQAASDALNQHRENMAAAIAPRHDGIAPVPAPSTSRLREEHDA, from the exons ATGGACGCTACTCTGGTTTTTGTGCGTCGAGCTCGACACGCGTGGTCGGAGTTCAGACAGCCCAATGCTCCAAATGGACAGCAGCCAGGCCATCCTGAAGACCAgcatggcaatggcaatcaCTGGCGCCCAGATCCCAGTCTGAATAATCCTAACGAGAGAACTGCACTTGAAAACTACAGGCTGCTGGTTGGTA TCCACCAGGATAAGTCTTTCAGCCCGCCCCATGGCTTCCTGGCGAACAGACGGCCACAGCTCTCCATAGAACACCGCCCCTCGCCCAATCTCGGCATATATAGCACTGTCTGCGATGCGGAGATCAAATCAAAAAGACAATACAAGTCGCAAAGTCGTCTGATCAATGTTTGCTTGGGCTTGCAATTGGTCGTTGCAGCAGCCTTGACTGCGTTAGGAGCTGCTGACGGGAGTAGGGCTGCA GTCACGGTCTTTGGAGCCATTAATACCGTCATTGCAGGATTCCTCACATACCTTAAAGGCTCTGGGCTGCCCAATCGATTGAAGTATTACCAACATGAGTGGGCGAAAGTGAGAGAGTACATCGAACAGCGTGAGAGAGATTTCAGCTTTGGGCTGCTTGGTCACCAGCATGTTCTCGCCGAGGTGGAGACGGTCAGAGAGATGTACGACAACGTCCGAGCCGATATCGCCAACAATACTCCCGAACGATTCGTTGGCAATCCGGCATCGAAGGGCACTCAAAGTGCGTTTGCGGCATCACAACTCCAGCGACCTGCTGCAGTGGCAAGCATGCAGTCCATGGAAAAGCAGTACCTTGACGCATTTGATGAGAAGCAAGCGGAAGCAAATTCTGCAATGAACAAGGCACACGACCAAGCTCAAGGGTTGTTTGGCAAGGCTCGCGGCATTAAAGAGATGCTCGAGAACAAGATCCACGATCTTGGTCAGATGGAGAAAGAGATTGAATCAGATGGCAGAAATATGGTTGCGGAGAAGAAACAAGGCATTGCAGCTCAGGTGGAGCACGCTGTGAAAGAGATCGCACACCTTGGGAAGGAGCTTGAGACAAAGGCGACAGATGTCGCAGTCGACAAGCAACAGCATATCGGCAGTGCGATTGCCAGCTCCACGGATGCCGCTCGAGCCACTGTtgcccaacagcagcaatacGCTACCGATGCTCTCTCGGCCCAACGTGACGCAGCTCGCGGGACCATtgctcaacaacagcagTATGCTTCCGATGCACTCTCGGCGCAACGTGACGCAGCTCGGGGTGCTGTCACAGACACTTCAAACGCCGCCAGCGACTCAATTGCTCGACAACAGCACGAAGCACAAGCAGCTATATCTCGAACGTCTCAAGCTGCTAGCGACGCACTAAATCAGCATCGTGAGAACATGGCAGCGGCAATAGCACCGAGACACGACGGGATTGCACCTGTACCTGCCCCATCCACCAGCAGACTTAGGGAGGAGCACGATGCTTGA
- a CDS encoding uncharacterized protein (antiSMASH:Cluster_6~BUSCO:EOG09260WG2), protein MFAIKSLTGYLFGKGDKENVADISQGQLFIVRPRSPKGYSELIFRDAAAYIRRTGQEFHYQLVIQRAYEEGEEDLLEEEGGEDGAVATLDNKDEKIFLLDEHIHFRTDLKDNGEIVLAWRDLSGDEGDLFEFVCDESVRPETVTAFGIVAAQCQFERKYRRGHQYATEGDLKEFAFDDEPEVPTASPRASPLGGSQILSPSTQALNELRDATPSKTPTKAIMARESTKKPATPAKAVQQTPTKAPAPRSVPTATETLANEEAELHLFDFASGTFRLQDEGVQAIVTETGNWTYWLQITGDKQQWLGQEVTPDINPVFNFEYLSFIFNHYAEDGSAYSWLLKFKDRETEEKFQEGLMQALWEHLNQAKWGKVVKDAEHDYVLDAFNDLVIEDPADDAREREAAEEDDEEDEFEDAQDGTSEPDFDSDEDEDEPVNVDKDGNVNSQLAVGANVDRSFVVRGNKIGVFKHTEDNKLEFNTSINNVANLKGKKFAPSKVMLHAQDRNMVLQNPDDPNSVYRMDLEVGKVVDEWKVSDDIPINIFAPESKFAQTTGEQTFLGLSKNALYRVDPRLSGNKLVDSELKQYVSKNDFSAAATTEQGYIAVASNKGDIRLFDRLGINAKTALPALGDPVIGIDTSADGRWVLATTRTYLLLIDAEQKEGSKYAGKLGFEKPFSKDHKPQPRRLGLTPQHIAQFQHETGAALSFTPARFNTGEGKEETTIITATGPFIVTWSMKKVLAGRKDPYHIKRYAEEVKADNFRFNSDKNIVVALPNEVDMVRRAALQRPTRESIMATPKRPKGRGSYLSRNEIVNSPY, encoded by the coding sequence ATGTTCGCTATTAAGTCGCTGACGGGCTACTTGTTTGGAAAAGGCGACAAGGAAAACGTAGCGGACATCAGCCAGGGAcagctcttcatcgtccgccCGCGATCGCCCAAGGGATATTCGGAGCTCATCTTCAGAGACGCCGCCGCCTACATTCGCAGAACCGGCCAGGAATTCCACTATCAACTCGTCATCCAACGCGCATAcgaagagggcgaggaagatttgctggaagaagaaggcggggAAGACGGCGCCGTTGCAACGCTCGATaacaaggacgagaagatcTTCCTGCTTGACGAGCACATTCACTTCCGCACAGACCTCAAGGACAACGGTGAGATCGTTCTTGCCTGGCGAGACCTTTCTGGAGACGAGGGCGACTTGTTCGAATTTGTCTGCGACGAGAGCGTCCGCCCCGAGACTGTGACTGCGTTCGGTATTGTTGCAGCCCAGTGCCAATTCGAGCGCAAGTACCGCCGTGGTCACCAGTACGCCACCGAAGGTGATCTCAAGGAGTTTGCATTCGACGACGAGCCTGAAGTTCCGACTGCGAGTCCCAGAGCAAGCCCACTCGGTGGCTCGCAAATACTCTCGCCCAGCACACAAGCACTGAACGAGCTGCGCGACGCCACGCCGAGCAAGACGCCCACGAAAGCTATCATGGCTCGCGaatcgacgaagaagcctgCAACGCCAGCCAAAGCTGTGCAGCAAACGCCGACCAAAGCACCTGCCCCACGATCCGTGCCCACTGCGACCGAGACACTGGCAAATGAAGAGGCGGAGCTGCACTTGTTCGATTTTGCTTCAGGCACCTTCAGGCTGCAGGACGAGGGCGTCCAAGCTATTGTCACTGAGACTGGCAACTGGACATACTGGCTGCAGATCACTGGTGACAAGCAGCAATGGCTAGGGCAAGAGGTCACGCCAGACATCAACCCAGTCTTCAACTTTGAGTACTTGAGCTTCATCTTCAACCACTACGCAGAAGATGGCTCGGCATACTCGTGGCTACTCAAGTTCAAGGATCGAGAGACCGAGGAGAAATTTCAGGAGGGCTTGATGCAAGCACTTTGGGAACATCTGAACCAGGCAAAGTGGGGCAAGGTAGTCAAGGATGCCGAGCACGACTACGTTTTGGACGCATTCAACGACCTGGTCATCGAGGATCCAGCCGATGACGCCAGAGAGCGCGAAGCTGcggaggaagatgacgaggaggatgagtttGAGGATGCTCAAGATGGCACGTCGGAGCCCGACTTCGACtccgatgaggacgaggacgaaccTGTGAACGTGGACAAGGACGGAAATGTCAACAGCCAACTTGCCGTGGGAGCCAACGTGGACCGATCTTTCGTGGTGCGAGGCAACAAGATCGGAGTGTTCAAGCACACTGAGGACAACAAGCTTGAATTCAATACCTCGATCAATAACGTTGCCAATctcaagggcaagaaatTCGCGCCATCGAAGGTCATGCTTCACGCGCAGGATCGCAACATGGTCCTGCAAAACCCAGACGACCCCAACAGTGTCTACAGAATGGATCTCGAAGTCGGCAAAGTAGTGGATGAGTGGAAGGTCTCCGACGACATCCCGATCAATATCTTCGCGCCCGAGAGTAAATTTGCTCAAACCACAGGCGAGCAGACATTCCTTGGTCTGTCCAAGAACGCACTCTACCGAGTTGACCCTCGACTGAGCGGTAATAAGCTGGTGGATTCGGAGCTAAAGCAGTACGTGAGCAAGAACGACTTTTCCGCTGCAGCGACCACCGAGCAAGGCTACATTGCCGTGGCCTCGAACAAGGGAGATATTCGCCTGTTCGACCGGTTGGGCATCAACGCGAAGACTGCGCTGCCGGCGCTCGGTGACCCTGTCATTGGCATCGATACGAGCGCCGACGGCAGATGGGTGCTCGCAACAACACGAACCTATCTGCTCCTCATCGACGCGGAGCAAAAAGAAGGCAGCAAATATGCTGGCAAACTCGGCTTCGAGAAACCATTTTCCAAGGATCACAAGCCGCAACCACGACGTCTTGGACTCACTCCTCAGCACATTGCGCAGTTCCAGCACGAGACTGGTGCCGCGCTTTCTTTCACTCCAGCTCGCTTCAATACTGGAGAAGGCAAGGAAGAGACTACGATCATCACGGCAACTGGTCCTTTCATCGTCACTTGGTCCATGAAAAAGGTGCTCGCCGGCAGAAAGGACCCTTACCACATCAAGCGCTACGCGGAAGAGGTCAAGGCCGATAACTTCCGCTTCAACAGCGACAAGAACATTGTCGTCGCGCTTCCCAACGAAGTCGACATGGTTCGTCGCGCAGCTCTGCAGAGACCGACGCGCGAGAGTATCATGGCTACGCCGAAGAGACCAAAGGGACGAGGCAGCTACCTCAGTAGGAATGAGATTGTCAACTCACCTTACTGA